From Pedobacter indicus, a single genomic window includes:
- the recN gene encoding DNA repair protein RecN, whose amino-acid sequence MLARLSIKNYALIDEIDIQFGKGLNIITGETGAGKSIILGALSLILGQRSESKYFYNQSKKCVIEGYFNIEDYNIREFFDHNDLDYEQQCIIRREIYPDGKSRAFINDTPVKLNLLKILSEKLIAIHSQHATLEINTQAFQLLTIDSVAENSDLLSTFQDTFHQFLQTEKEYQSLSELNSQLQAEMDYHQFLFDELQAAGLKMGEQKDLEEELSLLSHAEDIKSSLQQANYLLQEQEHSSLSLIKQSLQQLQQVEQFFPKLEELSGRLNSSYIELKDISNELAILDSETSVDSERMQFIEDRLSLIYKLLQKHQSDDVASLLTVQEELDKKINAVLLNDDRLQKLAEERAQLSDKSRQLAAKLTKTREATIPVIENSIQHSLKEVGMPHSVFKIQLNPFADHILKKSGQDEVVFLFSANQGQEPQPVSKVASGGELSRLMLAIKSLVAQTSALPTIIFDEIDTGISGDVAMKVGELMRQLTTNLQVIAITHLPQIAAQGVHHFKVYKEQHTNKTITNIQLLEHEARVTELAQMLGGTDISETATMHARELLNLHLK is encoded by the coding sequence ATGCTGGCACGTTTGTCAATAAAAAATTATGCTTTAATAGACGAGATTGACATTCAATTCGGAAAAGGGCTTAATATTATAACGGGCGAAACGGGTGCAGGAAAGTCAATCATTCTCGGAGCTTTGTCTTTGATTTTAGGCCAACGGTCAGAGAGTAAATATTTTTACAACCAGAGTAAGAAATGTGTAATCGAAGGCTATTTCAATATTGAAGATTACAATATTCGAGAGTTTTTTGATCACAATGATTTAGATTACGAACAGCAATGCATCATTAGACGAGAAATATATCCAGATGGGAAGTCCCGTGCATTTATCAATGATACTCCCGTTAAACTTAATCTGCTTAAGATACTAAGTGAAAAACTGATTGCAATACACTCGCAGCATGCCACGCTGGAAATTAACACTCAAGCATTTCAGTTACTCACAATCGACAGTGTTGCTGAGAACAGCGACTTATTAAGCACGTTTCAGGATACCTTTCATCAGTTTTTACAGACTGAAAAAGAGTATCAGAGCCTGTCGGAATTAAACTCACAACTACAGGCTGAGATGGACTATCATCAATTTTTATTTGATGAGCTCCAGGCTGCGGGATTAAAAATGGGTGAGCAGAAAGACCTTGAGGAAGAGTTATCCTTACTTAGTCATGCAGAGGATATAAAAAGCAGCCTCCAACAGGCAAACTATCTGCTTCAGGAACAGGAGCACTCTAGTCTGAGCTTAATCAAACAAAGTCTCCAACAATTACAACAAGTAGAACAGTTCTTTCCGAAATTGGAAGAGCTCAGCGGACGACTCAACAGTAGCTACATTGAATTGAAGGATATTTCGAATGAGCTGGCTATTCTCGACAGTGAAACATCTGTCGACTCAGAAAGAATGCAGTTTATTGAAGATCGCCTGAGCCTAATTTATAAACTCCTTCAAAAACACCAGTCGGATGATGTTGCATCTTTGTTGACGGTGCAGGAGGAGCTTGACAAAAAGATCAATGCTGTTCTGCTTAATGATGACCGATTGCAAAAATTAGCGGAGGAGCGTGCGCAACTGTCTGATAAAAGTCGGCAACTTGCAGCCAAGCTTACGAAAACTCGGGAAGCTACTATCCCCGTTATTGAAAACTCGATTCAGCATTCTCTGAAAGAAGTGGGTATGCCTCATAGTGTTTTTAAAATCCAATTAAATCCATTTGCAGATCATATTCTTAAAAAGAGCGGGCAAGATGAAGTTGTGTTTTTGTTTTCGGCTAACCAAGGTCAAGAACCTCAACCAGTCAGCAAGGTAGCATCTGGTGGGGAGCTATCAAGGCTCATGCTCGCGATCAAATCATTAGTAGCACAAACCTCCGCTCTTCCAACTATTATATTTGACGAGATCGACACCGGAATATCGGGTGATGTGGCAATGAAAGTAGGTGAATTAATGCGTCAACTGACTACCAATTTACAAGTAATTGCCATTACGCATTTACCTCAGATAGCTGCGCAAGGCGTTCATCACTTTAAAGTCTACAAAGAACAGCATACAAATAAGACAATTACCAATATTCAACTACTGGAACATGAAGCTCGGGTGACCGAACTAGCACAGATGCTTGGTGGCACAGATATCAGTGAAACTGCCACGATGCATGCTAGAGAACTTTTGAATCTGCATTTGAAATAA
- a CDS encoding enoyl-ACP reductase FabI, which translates to MAYNLLKGKKGIIFGALDERSIAWKTALRCVEEGAEIVLTNAPVALRMGTIDQLAKECNNAPVIPADVTSVQDIENLFDKSMEHFGGGVDFILHSIGMSINVRKGIHYTENNYDFMHKGFDISAISLHRILQTALKKDAINEWGSVVALTYIAGQRVFPDYNDMADAKALLESIARNFGYQYGVKKQVRINTISQSPTRTTAGSGVKGFDGFIDYADKMSPLGNASADECANYAISLFSDLTKMVTMQNLFHDGGFSFTGVSEAIIQHMGEKED; encoded by the coding sequence ATGGCATATAATTTATTAAAAGGAAAAAAAGGAATCATCTTTGGAGCGCTCGATGAACGCTCGATCGCTTGGAAAACCGCATTGCGCTGTGTTGAAGAAGGAGCGGAGATTGTACTAACAAACGCCCCTGTTGCACTACGCATGGGGACGATAGACCAGCTTGCTAAGGAATGCAACAATGCGCCTGTAATCCCTGCGGATGTGACCAGTGTTCAAGATATTGAGAATTTGTTCGACAAGTCGATGGAACATTTTGGTGGCGGGGTTGATTTTATTTTGCACTCCATCGGTATGAGTATCAATGTCCGGAAAGGTATTCACTACACGGAAAACAACTACGATTTTATGCACAAAGGCTTTGATATTTCAGCAATCAGCCTTCACCGAATCTTGCAAACTGCCTTAAAAAAGGATGCAATTAATGAATGGGGTTCGGTTGTAGCCTTAACTTACATAGCAGGGCAACGGGTATTCCCTGATTACAATGATATGGCTGACGCGAAGGCTCTGTTAGAAAGTATTGCACGTAACTTTGGCTATCAATATGGCGTAAAAAAGCAGGTAAGAATCAATACAATTAGTCAATCCCCTACGCGTACAACAGCAGGTTCTGGAGTGAAAGGTTTTGATGGATTTATTGACTATGCAGATAAGATGTCACCACTAGGAAATGCTTCCGCAGATGAATGTGCAAATTATGCTATTTCTTTATTTTCTGATTTAACGAAAATGGTGACCATGCAGAATTTGTTCCATGATGGCGGTTTCTCGTTTACAGGGGTCAGTGAAGCCATCATCCAACACATGGGTGAGAAAGAAGATTAA
- a CDS encoding MBL fold metallo-hydrolase RNA specificity domain-containing protein yields the protein MEITFHGAAQTVTGSKHLLHLDDGYKILLDCGMFQGRGVDSDVLNRDFGFNPREVDCVILSHAHIDHSGLLPFLVKQGFRGKIFCTPATRDLCKILLLDSAYIQESDARYLNKKRKKQGKPEIEPLYNTEDAYMALSLIRTVKYRTPFELNQNARLTFTDAGHIIGSAAVHLDIIEQGRTLKLSFSGDVGRYGDLILKSPESFRQADYILVESTYGDELHQKPEPAEENLRRIIEETCVARQGKVIIPAFSVGRTQELLYHLNNLSLKGHLPAVPVYVDSPLSEKATLVVKSHPWNFNEKVQEVMKNDDDPFDFPKLHFVEDAEESKLLNFRKEPCIIISASGMAEAGRIKHHIKNNIEDPKNTILLVGYSEPGSLAGRLKAGADIVSIFGEKFPVRAQVQSVQSMSAHGDQNDLIQFLSSQNVTLVKKVFLVHGDLDTQLIFQKILQKKGYEVEIPQRHQSFELS from the coding sequence ATGGAAATAACCTTTCATGGCGCTGCCCAAACTGTTACTGGTAGTAAACATCTTCTTCATCTGGATGATGGCTATAAAATATTATTAGATTGTGGAATGTTTCAAGGAAGAGGTGTTGACAGTGACGTCCTTAACCGCGACTTTGGCTTCAACCCAAGAGAGGTTGATTGCGTGATACTTTCTCACGCGCATATCGATCATTCCGGACTTCTTCCTTTTCTTGTCAAGCAAGGATTTCGAGGTAAAATTTTTTGTACACCCGCAACCAGAGATCTCTGTAAGATACTTTTATTAGATTCCGCCTACATTCAAGAATCAGATGCACGCTATTTGAATAAAAAAAGAAAGAAACAGGGGAAACCGGAAATAGAGCCTTTGTACAATACCGAGGATGCATATATGGCTCTCTCTTTGATCCGGACGGTGAAATATCGAACGCCTTTTGAGCTTAATCAAAACGCGAGGTTAACTTTCACCGATGCAGGTCATATCATTGGTAGCGCTGCGGTTCATCTTGATATCATCGAACAAGGCAGAACGCTGAAACTTTCTTTCTCCGGTGATGTAGGTCGTTATGGAGATTTGATACTAAAATCGCCTGAGAGCTTCAGGCAGGCTGACTACATCTTAGTGGAATCTACCTATGGTGATGAACTACATCAAAAACCGGAGCCCGCAGAAGAGAACTTAAGACGAATCATAGAGGAAACCTGTGTTGCTCGGCAAGGAAAAGTAATCATACCAGCCTTTAGTGTGGGTCGCACGCAGGAATTATTGTATCATTTAAATAACCTGAGTCTGAAAGGGCATCTTCCAGCTGTACCTGTGTATGTAGACAGTCCCCTGTCAGAAAAAGCAACCTTGGTAGTAAAGTCTCACCCTTGGAACTTTAATGAAAAAGTACAGGAAGTTATGAAGAATGATGATGATCCGTTTGACTTCCCAAAACTTCATTTTGTAGAGGATGCAGAGGAGTCAAAATTATTGAATTTCAGGAAAGAACCTTGTATCATCATCTCTGCGTCTGGGATGGCTGAAGCCGGACGCATCAAGCATCATATCAAGAACAATATTGAAGATCCAAAAAATACGATTCTTTTGGTTGGTTACAGTGAACCAGGTTCTTTGGCCGGACGACTGAAGGCGGGCGCAGATATTGTGTCCATTTTTGGTGAAAAGTTTCCTGTGAGAGCTCAAGTTCAGAGTGTGCAGTCTATGAGTGCTCATGGGGATCAAAATGACTTAATTCAGTTTCTATCATCCCAGAACGTAACACTTGTTAAGAAGGTCTTTCTTGTACACGGAGATTTGGATACGCAGCTTATATTCCAAAAAATACTTCAAAAGAAAGGTTACGAGGTCGAAATTCCGCAGCGTCATCAATCTTTTGAACTTAGCTGA
- a CDS encoding ATP-dependent Clp protease ATP-binding subunit, producing the protein MDAKFSPRVKDVISYSREEALRLGHDYIGTEHLLLGLIREGDGMAIRILENNDVDTSRLRRSIEEAVKGTSITSANLGNIPLTKQAEKVLKITYLEAKIFKSDVIGTEHLLLSILRDEDNIASQILQQYNINYDIFKAEVEQNRTEISDQASSAAGDEDYQEEDYGQPKKVSDIKSKTPVLDNFGRDLTRAAEEGRLDPIVGREKEIERVSQILSRRKKNNPILIGEPGVGKSAIAEGLALRIVQRKVSRVLFNKRVVTLDLASLVAGTKYRGQFEERMKAVMNELEKSPDVILFIDEIHTIVGAGGASGSLDASNMFKPALARGEIQCIGATTLDEYRQFIEKDGALDRRFQKVLVEPATYEETIEILNRIKEKYEEHHGVSYTPEAINACATLTTRYVTDRFLPDKAIDALDEAGSRVHLNNIHVPQSIIDIEEKIEEIKIEKNKVVRSQKYEEAAKLRDTEKRLLEELEQEKKAWEAETKTKRYTVGEENVAEVVSMMTGIPVQRVGQTDSQKLLGMGDAMKNRIIGQDDAVQKLVRAIQRTRAGLKDPKKPIGSFIFLGPTGVGKTELAKELARFMFDSEDSLIQIDMSEYMEKFAVSRLVGAPPGYVGYEEGGQLTEKIRRKPYSVVLLDEIEKAHPDVFNLLLQVLDEGQLTDSLGRKVDFRNTIVIMTSNIGARQLKDFGQGVGFTTSAKAGQADAHSRSVIENALKRTFAPEFLNRVDDVIVFNSLGQDEIFKIIDIELKTLFERIEGLGYTIKLTDEAKKHIAEKGFDSNFGARPLKRAIQKYLEDPVAEEILKGELVEGSTLLIDFDSEKSEMIVKSVKEGKGKSSKPTDVTPKSSKKDDKKEEK; encoded by the coding sequence ATGGATGCGAAATTTTCGCCACGTGTAAAAGATGTCATTTCCTATAGTAGGGAGGAAGCATTGCGACTTGGGCATGATTATATCGGCACGGAACATCTGTTGCTCGGTTTGATCAGAGAAGGAGACGGGATGGCGATCAGGATACTTGAAAACAACGATGTTGATACTTCGCGCTTACGTCGTTCGATAGAGGAGGCAGTTAAAGGAACTTCTATTACAAGTGCAAATCTTGGTAACATACCCTTAACAAAACAAGCTGAAAAAGTTTTAAAAATCACTTATTTAGAGGCAAAGATATTTAAGAGTGATGTAATTGGAACAGAACATTTACTCTTGTCTATCTTAAGAGATGAAGATAATATTGCTTCTCAGATACTTCAACAATACAATATTAACTACGATATCTTCAAGGCCGAAGTTGAGCAAAACCGAACTGAAATCTCAGATCAGGCGAGTTCAGCTGCAGGAGACGAGGACTATCAAGAGGAAGATTATGGACAGCCTAAGAAGGTTTCTGATATTAAATCGAAAACACCGGTATTGGATAACTTCGGGCGCGATCTAACTCGTGCGGCTGAGGAAGGTCGGTTAGACCCTATTGTCGGTCGTGAAAAAGAGATCGAGCGTGTTTCTCAAATTCTTTCGCGGAGAAAGAAAAACAATCCGATTCTAATTGGTGAGCCTGGTGTTGGTAAGTCAGCTATAGCCGAAGGTTTGGCGTTGCGTATTGTGCAACGAAAGGTATCACGAGTGTTGTTTAATAAGCGAGTAGTAACATTAGACTTAGCTTCTTTGGTCGCTGGCACAAAATATCGTGGGCAGTTTGAAGAGCGGATGAAGGCCGTAATGAACGAATTGGAAAAATCACCTGATGTTATTTTATTTATAGATGAGATCCATACCATTGTTGGTGCTGGTGGTGCTTCAGGTTCGTTGGATGCCTCCAATATGTTCAAGCCTGCTTTAGCGAGAGGCGAGATTCAATGTATAGGTGCCACAACGCTCGACGAATACAGACAGTTTATTGAAAAAGATGGAGCGCTTGATCGTCGTTTCCAAAAGGTTCTTGTAGAGCCAGCAACATATGAGGAAACAATTGAGATTCTGAATCGGATCAAAGAGAAATATGAAGAACACCATGGTGTTTCCTATACTCCCGAAGCAATTAATGCTTGTGCGACGCTGACTACCCGGTATGTTACTGACCGTTTCTTGCCGGATAAGGCTATTGATGCGTTAGATGAAGCTGGCTCGCGTGTCCATCTAAACAATATTCATGTTCCACAATCGATCATCGATATCGAAGAAAAGATAGAAGAGATCAAGATCGAAAAGAATAAAGTGGTGCGTAGTCAAAAATATGAGGAAGCCGCAAAATTACGGGACACCGAGAAGCGCCTGCTGGAAGAACTAGAACAGGAAAAGAAAGCTTGGGAAGCAGAAACTAAAACGAAAAGGTATACAGTAGGAGAGGAAAATGTTGCAGAAGTTGTTTCAATGATGACAGGAATACCAGTCCAACGTGTTGGTCAGACCGATAGTCAAAAACTTCTGGGTATGGGTGATGCGATGAAAAATCGGATTATCGGGCAGGATGACGCAGTGCAAAAACTTGTACGTGCTATCCAGCGAACCCGTGCCGGATTGAAAGATCCAAAAAAACCGATCGGCTCTTTTATTTTCCTTGGCCCTACAGGTGTTGGTAAAACAGAGTTAGCAAAAGAGCTTGCTCGTTTTATGTTTGACAGTGAAGATTCGCTCATTCAAATTGATATGAGTGAGTATATGGAGAAGTTTGCCGTATCCAGACTCGTAGGTGCGCCGCCGGGCTACGTAGGCTATGAAGAAGGAGGGCAGCTTACAGAAAAAATACGAAGAAAGCCTTATTCGGTTGTTCTTTTAGATGAAATTGAAAAAGCGCATCCCGACGTTTTTAATTTGCTATTGCAAGTGTTGGATGAAGGGCAGCTAACGGATAGTCTGGGTAGAAAAGTGGATTTTAGAAATACGATCGTTATTATGACGTCGAATATAGGTGCTCGTCAACTGAAAGATTTCGGTCAGGGTGTTGGTTTTACTACATCGGCCAAAGCCGGACAGGCAGATGCACATTCTAGAAGCGTAATTGAGAATGCACTGAAACGTACATTTGCACCAGAGTTTTTGAATCGTGTTGATGATGTGATTGTATTTAATTCGCTTGGTCAAGATGAGATCTTCAAGATCATTGATATTGAGTTGAAGACTCTTTTCGAACGTATCGAAGGGCTTGGTTATACAATTAAATTAACCGATGAAGCAAAGAAACACATTGCAGAAAAGGGTTTTGATTCCAATTTCGGTGCAAGGCCATTAAAGCGAGCGATACAAAAATACCTAGAGGATCCAGTTGCAGAAGAGATTTTGAAGGGTGAACTTGTTGAAGGGAGCACTCTCCTGATAGATTTTGACTCCGAAAAATCGGAAATGATTGTTAAGTCAGTAAAAGAGGGAAAGGGTAAAAGCTCCAAGCCGACGGATGTGACACCGAAGTCTAGCAAAAAGGACGATAAGAAGGAAGAAAAGTAA
- the ettA gene encoding energy-dependent translational throttle protein EttA — protein sequence MSDEKIIFSMAGVSKTYPPQKQVLKNIYLSFFYGAKIGVIGLNGSGKSSLLRIIAGIDKSYQGEVVFSPGYSVGLLEQEPKLDPEKTVRETVEEGCADIINILKEYEEINEKFGLPEVYEDADAMDKLMTRQGELQDKIDAMGGWELDNKLERAMDALRCPEPDTKIATLSGGERRRVALCRLLLQEPDVLLLDEPTNHLDAESIDWLEQHLHQYKGTVIAVTHDRYFLDNIAGWILELDRGEGIPWKGNYSSWLDQKAKRLEQEEKSENKRQKALERELEWARMAPKARHAKSKARLSNYEKLASEETKEREATLELFIPPGPRLGNVVIEANNVSKAYGDKILFENLSFSLPPAGIVGIIGPNGAGKTTLFRLITGQESPDSGTFKVGETVVLGYVDQMHDDLDPEKSVWENITDGLDNIQLGNRTINSRAYVSKFNFNGADQQKKVGVLSGGERNRVHLAITLKKSSNVLLLDEPTNDIDINTLRALEEGLENFGGCAVIISHDRWFLDRICTHILAFEGDSQVYFFEGNYSEYEENRKKRLGDQTPKRIKYKKLA from the coding sequence ATGTCAGACGAGAAAATTATTTTTTCGATGGCTGGGGTAAGTAAAACCTATCCGCCACAAAAACAAGTTTTAAAGAATATTTATTTGTCATTCTTTTACGGAGCAAAGATCGGTGTTATTGGTTTAAACGGTTCAGGGAAATCCTCTTTATTAAGGATCATTGCCGGTATAGACAAATCTTATCAGGGCGAAGTGGTATTTTCACCAGGTTATTCAGTTGGTCTGCTGGAACAAGAGCCTAAACTAGATCCAGAAAAGACTGTTCGGGAAACAGTTGAGGAAGGATGCGCAGATATCATTAATATTTTAAAAGAATACGAAGAGATCAATGAAAAATTTGGTTTACCTGAAGTCTATGAAGATGCCGACGCGATGGATAAGCTGATGACCAGACAGGGCGAGCTTCAAGACAAAATAGATGCGATGGGCGGCTGGGAATTGGACAACAAACTAGAGCGTGCAATGGATGCATTGCGATGCCCTGAACCCGATACGAAAATCGCAACGCTCTCGGGTGGTGAGAGAAGGCGCGTTGCTTTATGTAGATTATTACTTCAGGAACCAGATGTCCTTTTACTCGATGAGCCGACCAACCACTTGGACGCCGAGTCCATTGACTGGCTAGAACAACACCTGCATCAGTATAAAGGAACAGTGATTGCCGTGACACACGATCGGTATTTCCTTGATAATATTGCAGGTTGGATTCTGGAACTGGACAGAGGCGAAGGGATTCCTTGGAAAGGGAACTATTCTTCATGGTTGGATCAGAAGGCGAAACGTCTTGAACAAGAAGAAAAGTCTGAAAACAAACGCCAAAAAGCGCTTGAACGCGAGCTTGAATGGGCACGAATGGCACCGAAAGCGCGGCACGCTAAATCAAAAGCACGTTTGTCAAATTATGAAAAACTAGCTTCTGAAGAGACGAAAGAGCGTGAAGCAACGTTGGAGCTGTTTATTCCACCCGGTCCTCGGTTAGGCAATGTCGTTATCGAAGCTAACAACGTAAGCAAGGCTTATGGAGATAAGATCCTATTTGAGAACCTAAGTTTCTCTTTACCACCGGCAGGAATCGTTGGTATCATCGGACCTAATGGCGCAGGGAAAACAACATTATTCCGATTGATTACCGGTCAGGAATCTCCAGATAGCGGAACTTTCAAAGTCGGGGAAACCGTTGTGCTAGGTTATGTCGATCAGATGCACGACGATCTGGATCCGGAAAAGTCTGTCTGGGAAAACATTACGGATGGCCTCGATAACATACAACTGGGAAACCGTACGATCAACTCCCGCGCTTATGTCTCGAAGTTCAATTTTAATGGCGCAGATCAACAAAAAAAGGTGGGTGTCTTATCCGGTGGGGAAAGAAATCGAGTACATTTAGCAATTACCTTGAAAAAAAGCTCAAACGTATTACTGTTGGATGAACCAACGAACGACATCGATATTAACACCCTTAGGGCGCTTGAAGAGGGTTTAGAAAACTTTGGTGGTTGCGCTGTTATTATTTCACACGACCGCTGGTTCCTTGACCGCATTTGTACACATATCTTAGCTTTTGAAGGCGACTCCCAAGTATATTTCTTTGAGGGCAACTATTCCGAATATGAAGAAAACAGAAAGAAACGCCTTGGAGACCAAACTCCAAAAAGAATCAAATACAAGAAGCTAGCTTAA
- a CDS encoding substrate-binding domain-containing protein, whose translation MSIHIPADQEERINIILHKLKFISEDQKPAVLVMTSVNPPEYEMNDWLHELLRMAGGRIYDTQASDGKAMFNPDLILVLTDQIEGVLGDLGVLLSLSEWEQTNAVKNNRIYLVDEGNALIEDESKLADNLELLAEIIYPQYLTYGGNGDKWIQFDV comes from the coding sequence ATGTCTATTCATATCCCTGCCGATCAGGAAGAGCGGATCAATATTATTCTACACAAACTAAAATTTATTTCGGAAGACCAAAAGCCAGCGGTATTGGTTATGACATCGGTCAACCCTCCTGAATATGAAATGAATGATTGGTTACATGAACTTCTACGTATGGCCGGCGGTCGTATATATGACACACAGGCGAGCGATGGTAAAGCGATGTTTAATCCCGATTTAATTCTTGTTTTAACCGACCAGATAGAAGGGGTACTTGGTGATTTAGGTGTTTTGTTGTCTCTTAGCGAGTGGGAGCAGACAAACGCTGTTAAAAATAATCGAATTTATTTAGTAGATGAAGGGAATGCTTTAATAGAGGACGAATCGAAGCTTGCTGATAATTTAGAGCTTTTAGCTGAGATAATTTATCCCCAATACCTTACATATGGTGGTAATGGGGATAAGTGGATTCAATTTGATGTATAG
- a CDS encoding ribonuclease H-like YkuK family protein yields the protein MTWKKFNGETLGEDILEEVNRVIANEYEMGNHLKVCIGTDSQVKGSLIDFATVIVFVREKKGAFMFIHQEKTKEKMTIKTRMLAEVQRSIMVAYDLCPLLDRYHIDLEVHADINTNPQFKSNQALHDAMGYILGMGFVFKAKPEAFASSACANKMVQ from the coding sequence ATGACCTGGAAAAAGTTCAATGGCGAAACTCTGGGTGAAGACATCCTCGAAGAAGTAAATCGAGTGATAGCGAATGAATATGAAATGGGCAATCACTTAAAAGTTTGTATTGGAACAGACTCACAAGTAAAGGGCTCATTAATTGATTTTGCTACTGTCATCGTCTTTGTCCGTGAGAAGAAAGGTGCTTTTATGTTTATCCATCAAGAAAAGACAAAGGAAAAAATGACCATTAAAACCCGGATGTTGGCAGAAGTACAACGTTCTATTATGGTTGCTTACGACCTTTGTCCGCTTCTGGATCGTTATCATATAGACCTGGAAGTACACGCAGACATTAATACAAACCCACAATTTAAGTCCAATCAGGCCCTGCACGACGCTATGGGGTATATTCTAGGGATGGGTTTTGTATTTAAAGCAAAGCCCGAAGCATTTGCAAGCTCTGCTTGTGCCAATAAGATGGTTCAGTAA
- a CDS encoding ABC transporter ATP-binding protein produces MSVPPSNNSCDLPETPSYESGLPLLSVRKVARKFSEQTDSGGLQDIGFTMSEKEITAIIGRSGSGKSTLLRLIYGLSEPDEGEIRFNGYRVLGPSEQLVPGHPEMRMVSQGFDDLNTFATVYDNVASRLSNEDLEYKNKRTLEVLISLRIDHLRDQRISDLSGGEKQRAAIARALVTQPLLLLMDEPFNQVDAAFRDQLQRDLKAIVETSGLSVIIVSHDPAEVLGMADQLVILNDGKLAAVDHPVSLYHCPPTRYIARMLAKSNILRGDQVATLQIEQQHECYAIHPEWIRVEIDDEGSFYIDAVFFRGFYEELLVRNEQIYLRVYQKVGSGLKKGDKVVCHINNYIAVRDDRNE; encoded by the coding sequence ATGTCAGTACCTCCTTCGAACAATTCGTGTGATTTACCTGAAACCCCGAGTTACGAATCTGGGTTGCCTTTATTAAGTGTAAGAAAGGTAGCTCGGAAATTTTCTGAACAGACTGATTCTGGAGGGTTACAAGACATTGGTTTTACCATGTCCGAGAAGGAGATTACGGCGATCATCGGCAGGAGTGGAAGTGGTAAAAGCACGTTATTGCGTTTGATTTACGGCTTGTCTGAGCCCGATGAGGGCGAAATCCGCTTCAACGGCTACCGAGTGTTAGGGCCAAGCGAGCAGTTGGTTCCAGGACATCCTGAAATGAGAATGGTTTCCCAAGGTTTTGATGACCTGAACACGTTTGCGACGGTTTATGACAATGTAGCATCCCGGTTAAGTAATGAAGATCTGGAATATAAGAACAAGCGTACGCTGGAAGTGCTTATTTCTCTACGGATCGATCATTTGCGGGATCAGCGGATCAGCGATTTGAGCGGCGGAGAGAAGCAACGTGCAGCTATTGCCAGAGCTCTGGTCACCCAACCTTTGCTCTTGTTGATGGATGAGCCTTTTAATCAAGTTGATGCGGCGTTTCGAGATCAACTCCAGCGAGATCTGAAAGCGATTGTGGAGACGAGTGGGCTTAGTGTTATTATTGTTTCGCATGATCCGGCTGAAGTATTGGGGATGGCTGATCAACTCGTCATTCTCAACGATGGTAAACTTGCCGCCGTTGATCATCCGGTCAGTTTATATCATTGTCCTCCGACGCGCTATATTGCTCGAATGTTAGCAAAGAGTAATATTCTTCGTGGTGACCAGGTTGCGACATTGCAGATCGAACAGCAACATGAATGTTATGCAATTCACCCAGAATGGATTCGTGTTGAAATTGACGATGAGGGTAGTTTTTATATTGACGCCGTTTTTTTCAGAGGCTTTTACGAAGAGCTGCTAGTTCGTAACGAACAGATATACCTCCGCGTTTATCAAAAGGTGGGTAGTGGGTTGAAGAAGGGTGACAAGGTCGTATGCCATATAAATAATTATATAGCTGTCCGAGATGACCGTAATGAGTAA